The following proteins are co-located in the Mus caroli chromosome 7, CAROLI_EIJ_v1.1, whole genome shotgun sequence genome:
- the LOC110298864 gene encoding olfactory receptor 51I2-like: MGTENNESLDLLSVFLTGIPGLEAQHGWFSIPFFIMYIVAIVGNSLIMAAVQQESALHEPMYLFLSMLAITEVGVSVSTLPTVMGILWFDAYRIDFDGCLAQMFFIHTFSGMESGVLLAMSYDRFVAIYNPLRYTAILTLPRIIAMGLGITLKSVALMAPLPILLKQLPYCHINILSHSYCLHSDLIQLPCADTRLNSILGLAIVLATFGLDSLLIVVSYGLILYTVMGIASGEGRKKALNTCVSHICAVLIYYVPMIGVSVMHRVAKHASPVVHTLMSSIYLFVPPVLNPIIYSVKTRPIQQGIANLFSCKKGSI, encoded by the coding sequence ATGGGAACAGAGAACAATGAAAGTCTTGATCTCCTATCAGTCTTCCTAACTGGCATTCCAGGACTGGAGGCCCAACATGGCTGGTTCTCCATTCCCTTTTTCATCATGTACATAGTTGCCATTGTGGGCAACAGCCTAATCATGGCAGCAGTGCAGCAAGAGTCAGCTCTCCATGAGCCAATGTACCTGTTCCTCTCCATGCTGGCCATCACTGAGGTGGGAGTCTCTGTGTCCACACTGCCCACTGTTATGGGCATTCTTTGGTTTGATGCCTACAGAATTGACTTTGATGGCTGTTTGGCACAAATGTTCTTCATTCACACTTTCTCTGGCATGGAGTCAGGAGTCCTATTGGCCATGAGTTATGACCGCTTTGTAGCCATCTATAATCCTCTGCGCTATACAGCCATTCTAACTCTGCCTCGGATCATAGCCATGGGTCTGGGTATTACACTAAAGAGTGTTGCACTCATGGCCCCACTTCCAATTCTTTTAAAACAACTACCATATTGTCATATAAATATTCTCTCCCATTCCTATTGCCTTCACTCAGACTTGATCCAACTGCCTTGTGCAGATACTAGGTTGAACAGCATCCTGGGGTTGGCCATTGTCCTGGCCACTTTTGGACTGGACTCATTACTCATTGTGGTCTCTTATGGGCTCATTCTTTACACAGTGATGGGCATTGCTTCTGGTGAGGGTCGGAAGAAGGCCCTCAACACATGTGTGTCACACATCTGTGCAGTGCTTATATATTATGTGCCTATGATTGGTGTGTCTGTGATGCATCGAGTTGCCAAGCATGCATCACCTGTGGTCCACACACTTATGTCGAGCATCTATCTGTTTGTGCCACCAGTGCTCAATCCTATCATATACAGTGTGAAGACCCGTCCAATCCAACAGGGAATTGCCAACTTGTTCTCCTGCAAGAAGGGATCGATCTGA
- the LOC110298869 gene encoding olfactory receptor 51I1, producing MLGLNGTPFQPATLQLTGIPGMNTGQAWIALIFCFLYFISIAGNLSILALVILEPPLHQPMYYFLSMLSLNDLGVSLSTLPTVLATFCFNYRHVGFDACLVQMFFIHTFSFMESGILLAMSFDRFVAICDPLRYSTVLTNSRILAMGLGILAKSFTTLFPFPFLVKRLPFCKGNVLHHSYCLHPDLMKVACGDIHVNNIYGLFVVIFTYGVDSVFILLSYALILRAVLVIASHEQRLKALNTCISHICAVLAFYVPIIAVSMIHRFWKSAPAVVHVMMSNVYLFVPPMLNPIIYSVKTKEIRKGMLKVFHKSQT from the coding sequence ATGCTAGGCTTGAATGGTACTCCCTTCCAGCCAGCCACACTACAGCTGACAGGCATTCCTGGGATGAACACAGGCCAAGCTTGGATTGCCctgattttctgtttcctttacttCATCTCCATTGCAGGCAACCTCAGTATCCTTGCTCTGGTCATTCTGGAACCTCCTCTACACCAACCCATGTACTATTTCCTCTCTATGCTCTCTCTCAATGACTTGGGAGTGTCCCTATCTACACTTCCTACCGTGCTTGCTACCTTCTGTTTCAATTACCGCCATGTTGGTTTTGATGCCTGCCTGGTCCAGATGTTCTTCATTCACACGTTTTCTTTCATGGAATCAGGCATACTACTTGCCATGAGCTTTGATCGTTTTGTGGCTATCTGTGACCCACTACGCTATTCCACTGTGCTTACCAATAGCCGCATCCTGGCTATGGGTCTGGGTATACTTGCAAAAAGTTTCACtaccctctttcctttcccctttcttgtAAAAAGATTGCCCTTTTGCAAGGGCAATGTGCTACACCATTCATATTGCCTTCATCCAGATCTGATGAAAGTGGCATGTGGAGACATCCATGTTAACAATATCTATGGGCTCTTTGTGGTAATTTTCACATATGGCGTGGACTCAGTTTTTATCCTTCTGTCTTATGCACTGATCTTGAGAGCTGTGTTGGTTATCGCATCACACGAACAGCGACTCAAGGCACTCAACACCTGTATATCACACATCTGTGCAGTACTGGCATTTTATGTGCCCATAATTGCTGTCTCCATGATCCACCGCTTCTGGAAAAGTGCTCCAGCTGTTGTTCATGTTATGATGTCCAATGTCTATCTGTTTGTACCTCCCATGCTCAACCCCATCATCTATAGCGTGAAGACCAAGGAGATCCGCAAAGGGATGCTCAAAGTCTTCCATAAATCTCAGACCTGA